One Mangrovimonas cancribranchiae DNA segment encodes these proteins:
- a CDS encoding DUF1456 family protein — translation MTNNDIFKKLRVALQLRDDEIVKILELVDFRISKSELGAFFRKETHPKYKECGDQILRNFLNGLVIHLRGPKPDKKQKTIPQKKSNK, via the coding sequence ATGACAAACAACGATATATTTAAAAAGTTACGCGTAGCACTTCAACTTCGCGATGACGAGATAGTAAAAATTTTAGAATTGGTAGATTTCAGAATATCAAAAAGCGAATTAGGTGCTTTTTTTAGAAAAGAAACACATCCTAAATACAAGGAATGCGGCGATCAGATTTTAAGGAATTTCTTAAATGGTTTAGTTATTCATTTACGAGGCCCAAAACCTGATAAAAAACAGAAAACAATACCACAAAAAAAGAGCAACAAATAA
- a CDS encoding choice-of-anchor L domain-containing protein has product MTIMKHWGSLLFSLITVYFSFGQNVQVDAQSYTAQELIEDILIGSNCISNINVTNVVGGNFGGTEQSYGYFNGNNSSFPFSEGLVLSTGRLSNVEGPNTSLSDDNANNWGGDQDLENVLNEHNTLNATIIEFDFQSIAEQITFRYIFASEEYQENNANTCQYSDLFGFLIRPENEQQYTNIAVVPNTQTPVKVTTVHSGIPGACAPINEAYFGSWNNSNAPINFNGQTAILTATANVERNETYHVKLVIADEQNYRYDSAVFLEAGSFQLATDLGPDRLIANGTALCEGETHQLIAQEPGNTNTYRWFKDGVELTNETGTTLDVDSEGTYQVEVNINGCILYGDVVIEYTPTPQVNNTTLTQCDTNQDGLSVFNLFDAENDVLAENGTDITNFYNSLNDANNEINEINTPTAYNNTIPNEIVFARVENQFGCYNVAEVTLNTTYNPLSLQPYQTCDDNNNDGYTEFDLNLVEAHVAQSVPANSQIHFYTSEEDAFLNNNPINNAYINTIPYSENIVVKITNNQSCYAVTTIRLDVLENPYLLPNEETFYCTNSYPQQITLNAGLVNQAGVFNYQWEFNGNDLGVTTQDIQINETGTYTVTVTNSNNCSSIRHIEVLPSNPAIIEDIIVVEASNNNSITILVSGDGTYEYALNNGVFQTSNTFANLAPGFYTVTINDTNNCGYISVDVAILGFPKFFTPNGDSVNDTWIPKGINQQNPNLKISIYNRYGKLLKILDNYEYGWDGTFKGKLLPSDDYWFKTELSNGKTYTGHFTLKR; this is encoded by the coding sequence ATGACAATAATGAAACACTGGGGAAGCTTACTTTTTTCTCTCATTACAGTATACTTTAGTTTTGGGCAAAATGTTCAAGTCGATGCGCAATCCTATACGGCACAAGAACTCATTGAAGATATTCTTATAGGAAGTAATTGTATTAGTAACATTAATGTTACCAATGTTGTTGGCGGTAACTTTGGTGGTACAGAACAAAGTTATGGCTACTTTAATGGCAACAACTCTAGTTTTCCATTTTCCGAAGGTTTGGTGTTAAGCACAGGAAGGCTATCAAATGTTGAAGGTCCAAATACCTCTTTAAGTGATGACAATGCTAATAATTGGGGTGGCGACCAAGACCTAGAAAATGTATTAAACGAGCACAATACACTTAACGCTACTATTATAGAGTTCGACTTTCAATCTATCGCAGAACAAATCACGTTTCGTTATATTTTTGCTTCCGAAGAATATCAAGAAAACAATGCCAATACATGTCAGTATTCCGATTTATTTGGATTTTTAATTCGTCCAGAAAACGAGCAACAATACACGAACATTGCTGTTGTACCAAACACACAAACTCCAGTTAAAGTAACCACAGTACATTCTGGTATTCCTGGTGCTTGCGCCCCTATAAACGAGGCTTATTTTGGCAGTTGGAATAACAGCAATGCACCTATAAATTTTAATGGACAAACAGCCATTTTAACTGCCACGGCTAACGTTGAAAGAAATGAAACGTATCATGTAAAATTAGTTATAGCCGATGAACAAAATTACCGTTATGATTCGGCAGTGTTTTTAGAAGCTGGAAGCTTTCAATTAGCCACCGATTTAGGTCCAGACCGGTTAATAGCCAATGGTACTGCTTTATGCGAAGGAGAAACTCACCAATTAATAGCTCAAGAGCCTGGCAACACAAACACTTATCGTTGGTTTAAAGACGGTGTAGAACTTACAAATGAAACAGGAACAACACTTGATGTAGATTCTGAAGGAACCTATCAAGTAGAAGTTAACATAAACGGATGTATTTTATACGGAGACGTCGTAATTGAATACACCCCAACGCCACAAGTAAACAACACGACACTTACCCAATGCGATACAAATCAAGACGGTCTTTCGGTGTTTAATCTTTTTGATGCCGAAAATGATGTTCTAGCAGAAAATGGCACAGATATTACAAATTTTTATAACTCATTAAACGATGCTAATAATGAAATTAATGAGATAAATACGCCAACAGCGTACAATAATACCATACCAAACGAAATTGTTTTTGCGCGCGTAGAAAATCAATTTGGATGTTATAATGTAGCCGAAGTAACACTTAATACAACTTACAACCCGCTATCGCTACAACCATACCAAACATGCGACGATAATAACAATGATGGTTATACCGAATTTGACCTCAACCTAGTAGAAGCTCATGTAGCACAAAGTGTTCCTGCAAATTCTCAAATACACTTTTACACATCAGAAGAAGATGCCTTTTTAAATAATAACCCTATAAATAACGCTTACATAAACACCATCCCCTACTCTGAAAATATTGTTGTTAAAATAACCAACAATCAATCTTGTTATGCAGTGACAACAATTCGTTTAGATGTTTTAGAAAACCCCTACCTACTTCCTAATGAAGAAACTTTTTATTGTACAAATTCATACCCACAACAAATTACATTAAATGCTGGTTTGGTTAACCAAGCAGGCGTATTTAATTATCAATGGGAGTTTAATGGTAATGATTTAGGTGTTACCACACAAGATATTCAAATTAACGAGACAGGAACTTATACTGTTACCGTTACAAATAGCAATAATTGCTCCTCAATAAGACATATTGAAGTATTGCCTTCCAACCCCGCAATAATAGAAGATATCATTGTTGTAGAAGCTAGCAATAACAATTCCATAACCATTCTAGTCAGCGGTGATGGTACTTATGAATATGCCTTAAACAATGGTGTTTTTCAAACATCAAACACCTTTGCAAACCTAGCTCCCGGTTTTTATACAGTTACTATAAATGACACCAATAATTGCGGCTATATTAGCGTTGATGTTGCTATTTTAGGATTTCCAAAATTCTTTACACCTAATGGCGATAGTGTTAACGATACCTGGATTCCAAAAGGTATTAATCAACAAAACCCTAATCTAAAAATTAGCATTTATAACCGTTATGGAAAGCTTCTGAAAATTTTAGACAACTATGAATATGGTTGGGATGGTACTTTTAAAGGAAAGCTTTTACCTAGCGATGATTACTGGTTTAAAACTGAATTATCCAATGGTAAAACATACACTGGCCATTTCACATTAAAACGCTAA
- a CDS encoding TerB family tellurite resistance protein: MINRVEKLSLLSEMISFAKSENILKPLEHSFLLAIAKQLGISREDFDYLINNPINYIHLESHSERIVQFHRLVLLMDSDDENTSKEITKLHNFGLRMGLSHESINKVLYLMESFPNKIIPPDVLIDIFKVHYN, encoded by the coding sequence ATGATAAATCGAGTTGAAAAGCTAAGCCTCCTATCCGAAATGATTTCTTTTGCTAAGAGTGAAAACATTCTTAAACCATTAGAACACAGTTTTTTATTGGCTATAGCTAAACAATTAGGGATTTCAAGAGAAGATTTTGATTACTTAATAAATAACCCGATTAATTATATTCATTTAGAGTCTCATAGCGAGCGCATTGTACAGTTTCATCGTCTTGTGTTATTAATGGATAGTGATGATGAAAATACATCTAAAGAAATTACCAAACTTCATAATTTTGGATTGCGTATGGGGTTAAGCCATGAGTCTATTAATAAAGTGCTATATCTTATGGAGAGTTTTCCTAATAAAATTATTCCACCAGATGTTTTAATAGATATTTTTAAAGTTCATTACAATTAA
- a CDS encoding T9SS type B sorting domain-containing protein yields MRHFILLFIFLGLWSSPNQASNCPDPIITSFSPTSGPENTSITISGNNFNATANVTIGGISTSYTIIDDTTIIAFIPNGANGLSTISITSNGGCVGNSTTDFDVITSECNLGDLYISEIYDSEPGSYGIIELYNPTNTSISLDGVYDIERYGDIGNPTPSITVPLVNSVAPQQTYIIQMGTSGNACAITPDTSVSTGFNDNDEFKLLKNGTVIDVVEAPNERGYSIIRNANANEPQVTFNSSNFTINLNESCSNVGFHTADPITDNTPAIANPVSQTVCENGSLTFSTSINNSIFQYQWKVLDASGNWIDVPNNANYSNPNEAWLDITNVPLSFDGNQYYCEVTSASCILVTSVAQLHIDTPEVDTLSNQTVCQNYTLPALTDGDYFTGTNGTGTQLNAGDVISTSQTVYIYNQIGTPPNTCSNESSFEVIVSGTPNVDTLPDQTVCQNYTLPALTDGDYFTGTNGTGMQLNAGDVISTSQTIYIFNQIGTPPNTCSNESSFEVIVSGTPNVDTLPDQTVCQNYTLPALTDGDYFTGTNGTGMQLNAGDVISTSQTIYIFNQIGTPPNTCSNESSFEVIVSGTPNVDTLPNQTVCQNYTLPALTDGNYFTGTNGTGMQLNAGDVISTSQTIYIFNQIGTPPNTCSNESSFEVIVSGTPNVDTLPNQTVCQNYTLPALTDGNYFTGTNGTGTQLNAGDVISTSQTIYIFNQIGTPPNTCSNESSFEVIVSGTPNVDTLPNQTVCQNYTLPALTDGDYFTGTNGTGMQLNAGDVISTSQTIYIFNQIGTPPNTCSNESSFEVIVSGTPNVDTLPNQTVCQNYTLPALTDGNYFTGTNGTGTQLNAGDVISTSQTIYIFNQIGTPPNTCSNESSFEVTILPSIDFQLTENNLIINENALTVVMTNTSITYEFAIDNNSFQSNNNFTNLSEGFHTLYVQDSYGCIIKSINFDIETSRIETLDIPPFFTPNGDSYNDVWQISDPNNTIKEVYIFNRFGKLLKQVSTSHLSWDGTYNGNILETNDYWYLINLKSGIQIKGHFTLKR; encoded by the coding sequence ATGAGACATTTTATATTACTTTTTATTTTTTTAGGATTATGGTCTAGTCCTAACCAAGCATCAAATTGTCCAGATCCAATAATTACTAGTTTTAGTCCAACATCAGGACCTGAAAACACTAGTATAACAATTTCGGGAAACAATTTTAACGCTACAGCAAATGTTACTATTGGTGGTATAAGTACAAGTTACACGATTATTGACGATACTACTATTATAGCCTTTATTCCTAATGGTGCCAATGGCTTGTCTACCATCTCCATAACTAGTAATGGAGGATGTGTAGGGAACTCAACTACCGATTTTGACGTCATAACTTCTGAATGCAATCTTGGTGATTTATATATCTCTGAAATTTATGATTCGGAGCCAGGAAGTTATGGTATTATAGAACTTTACAATCCTACAAACACATCTATAAGTTTAGATGGCGTATATGATATTGAACGCTATGGAGACATTGGAAACCCAACACCTTCCATAACAGTTCCTTTAGTTAACTCTGTTGCGCCTCAACAGACGTATATTATACAAATGGGAACAAGCGGAAACGCATGCGCGATTACTCCTGATACAAGTGTAAGTACTGGTTTTAACGATAACGATGAGTTTAAACTACTAAAAAACGGTACTGTTATTGATGTTGTTGAAGCTCCTAACGAGAGAGGTTACAGCATTATAAGAAACGCTAATGCTAACGAACCACAAGTCACATTTAATAGCAGTAACTTTACAATAAACTTAAACGAATCTTGTTCAAATGTAGGATTTCATACTGCAGATCCTATAACTGATAACACTCCAGCAATTGCAAACCCAGTTTCCCAAACCGTTTGTGAAAATGGTTCTTTAACATTCTCCACGTCAATAAACAACAGTATTTTTCAATACCAATGGAAAGTTCTCGACGCCTCAGGAAACTGGATTGATGTTCCAAATAATGCGAACTACTCTAATCCTAATGAAGCATGGCTAGATATAACAAATGTACCTTTAAGTTTTGACGGCAACCAATACTATTGTGAAGTTACTTCGGCGTCATGTATTTTGGTTACCAGTGTCGCTCAGTTACATATTGATACTCCTGAAGTTGACACCCTTTCTAACCAAACCGTTTGTCAAAATTACACATTACCAGCTTTAACCGATGGTGACTATTTTACAGGAACTAATGGTACAGGCACACAACTTAATGCCGGAGATGTAATTTCTACTTCACAAACTGTTTATATTTACAACCAAATTGGAACACCTCCAAATACGTGTAGTAATGAATCTAGTTTTGAGGTTATCGTTTCTGGAACGCCTAATGTCGATACCTTGCCTGACCAAACCGTTTGTCAAAATTACACATTACCAGCTTTAACCGATGGTGACTATTTTACAGGAACAAACGGAACAGGAATGCAACTTAATGCTGGTGATGTGATTTCTACATCACAGACCATTTACATTTTTAACCAAATTGGAACACCTCCAAATACGTGTAGTAATGAATCTAGTTTTGAGGTTATCGTTTCTGGAACGCCTAATGTCGATACCTTGCCTGACCAAACCGTTTGTCAAAATTACACATTACCAGCTTTAACCGATGGTGACTATTTTACAGGAACAAACGGAACAGGAATGCAACTTAATGCTGGTGATGTGATTTCTACATCACAGACCATTTACATTTTTAACCAAATTGGAACGCCTCCAAATACCTGTAGTAATGAATCTAGTTTTGAGGTTATTGTTTCTGGAACACCTAATGTCGATACCTTGCCTAACCAAACTGTTTGTCAAAATTATACACTACCAGCTTTAACCGATGGAAACTATTTTACAGGAACAAACGGAACAGGAATGCAACTTAATGCTGGTGATGTGATTTCTACATCACAGACCATTTACATTTTTAACCAAATTGGAACGCCTCCAAATACCTGTAGTAATGAATCTAGTTTTGAGGTTATTGTTTCTGGAACACCTAATGTCGATACCTTGCCTAACCAAACTGTTTGTCAAAATTATACACTACCAGCTTTAACCGATGGAAACTATTTTACAGGAACTAATGGTACAGGCACACAACTTAATGCTGGCGATGTGATTTCTACATCACAAACTATTTATATTTTTAACCAAATTGGAACGCCTCCAAATACCTGTAGTAATGAATCTAGTTTTGAGGTTATCGTTTCTGGAACGCCTAATGTCGATACCTTGCCTAACCAAACCGTTTGTCAAAATTATACACTACCAGCTTTAACCGATGGTGACTATTTTACAGGAACAAACGGAACAGGAATGCAACTTAATGCTGGTGATGTGATTTCTACATCACAGACCATTTACATTTTTAACCAAATTGGAACGCCTCCAAATACGTGTAGTAATGAATCTAGTTTTGAGGTTATTGTTTCTGGAACGCCTAATGTCGATACCTTGCCTAACCAAACTGTTTGTCAAAATTATACACTACCAGCTTTAACCGATGGAAACTATTTTACAGGAACTAATGGTACAGGAACGCAACTTAATGCTGGCGATGTGATTTCTACATCACAAACTATTTATATTTTTAACCAAATTGGAACGCCTCCAAATACGTGTAGTAATGAATCTAGTTTTGAGGTAACTATATTACCAAGTATTGATTTTCAATTAACTGAAAACAACTTAATAATAAATGAAAACGCTTTAACTGTTGTAATGACAAACACCTCTATAACTTATGAATTCGCTATAGACAACAATAGTTTTCAAAGCAATAATAACTTCACCAATCTATCCGAAGGTTTTCATACACTATACGTCCAAGACAGTTATGGTTGTATTATAAAGTCTATAAATTTTGATATTGAAACATCACGTATCGAAACCCTAGATATTCCTCCATTCTTTACACCTAATGGAGATAGCTATAATGATGTTTGGCAAATTTCTGATCCTAATAACACCATTAAAGAGGTTTATATTTTTAATAGGTTTGGCAAGTTATTAAAACAGGTTTCCACATCTCATTTAAGTTGGGACGGCACATATAATGGTAATATCTTAGAAACTAACGATTATTGGTATTTAATTAATTTAAAATCCGGAATCCAAATCAAAGGTCATTTCACATTAAAAAGATAA
- the uvrB gene encoding excinuclease ABC subunit UvrB, with product MKFKVKSEFKPTGDQPQAIKQLANGIFNNDKYQTLLGVTGSGKTFTVANVIEQIQRPTLVLAHNKTLAAQLYSEFKQFFPDNAVEYFVSYYDYYQPEAYIPVSGTYIEKDLSINDEIEKLRLSATSSLLSGRRDVLVVASVSCLYGIGNPVEFQKNVISIERDQVISRTKLLHKLVQSLYSRTEAEFNHGNFRIKGDTVDIFPSYADNAFRVHFFGDEIEDIEAFDIQTNEVIEHYDRLNIYPANMFVTSPEVLQNAIKDIQDDLVKQYDYFKDIGKHLEAKRLKERTEFDLEMIRELGYCSGIENYSRYLDGRQPGSRPFCLLDYFPDDYLMVVDESHVTISQVHAMYGGDRSRKENLVEYGFRLPAAMDNRPLKFEEFEALQNQVIYVSATPADYELEKTDGIYVEQVIRPTGLLDPVIEVRPSLNQIDDLIEEIQQRVEKDERTLVTTLTKRMAEELTKYLARIQIRVRYIHSDVDTLERVEIMQDLRKGLFDVLVGVNLLREGLDLPEVSLVAILDADKEGFLRSARSLTQTVGRAARNLNGKAIMYADKITKSMQKTIDETNYRREKQIAYNTTNNITPKALNKSLDSALAKNSVSTYHYEMEAAKAAEPESEYLSKPELEKKIRDSRKHMENAAKNLDFMEAAKFRDQIKTYQEKLEKLKA from the coding sequence ATGAAATTCAAGGTAAAATCAGAGTTTAAACCTACTGGCGACCAGCCACAAGCCATTAAGCAGCTTGCTAACGGTATTTTTAATAACGATAAATACCAAACATTACTTGGTGTTACTGGTTCTGGAAAAACATTTACGGTTGCCAATGTTATCGAGCAAATACAACGTCCCACTTTAGTTTTAGCGCATAATAAAACGTTAGCAGCACAATTATACTCTGAATTTAAACAGTTTTTCCCCGATAATGCCGTCGAATATTTTGTATCGTATTACGACTATTACCAACCAGAAGCTTACATTCCTGTTTCTGGAACCTACATAGAAAAAGACCTCTCGATAAATGACGAAATTGAAAAGCTAAGGTTGAGCGCTACATCTTCTTTATTATCTGGAAGACGCGATGTTTTAGTCGTCGCTTCAGTATCGTGTTTATACGGTATAGGAAATCCTGTTGAGTTTCAAAAAAATGTCATTTCTATAGAACGTGATCAGGTTATTTCACGCACAAAATTACTCCATAAGCTAGTACAAAGTTTGTACTCGCGTACCGAAGCCGAATTTAATCATGGGAATTTCAGGATTAAAGGCGATACCGTAGATATTTTTCCAAGTTATGCCGATAATGCCTTTAGAGTTCATTTTTTTGGAGATGAGATTGAAGATATTGAAGCATTCGATATTCAAACCAACGAGGTTATTGAACATTACGACAGATTAAACATTTATCCTGCCAATATGTTTGTGACTTCGCCAGAAGTTCTTCAAAATGCTATTAAAGATATTCAGGACGACTTAGTAAAACAATACGACTATTTTAAAGACATAGGAAAGCATCTTGAAGCCAAACGTTTAAAAGAACGCACCGAATTTGATTTAGAAATGATTCGCGAATTAGGCTATTGCTCGGGTATTGAAAACTACTCACGTTATTTGGATGGCAGACAACCAGGCTCTAGACCTTTCTGCTTATTAGATTATTTTCCAGACGATTATTTAATGGTGGTTGACGAAAGTCACGTGACTATTTCTCAGGTACACGCCATGTATGGTGGCGACCGTAGCAGAAAAGAAAACTTGGTAGAATATGGGTTTAGATTACCTGCAGCTATGGATAACCGCCCATTAAAATTTGAAGAGTTCGAAGCTTTACAAAATCAAGTAATTTATGTCTCGGCAACACCAGCCGATTACGAACTCGAAAAAACCGATGGTATTTATGTGGAGCAAGTCATTAGGCCTACTGGTTTACTTGATCCTGTAATTGAAGTGCGCCCAAGTTTAAATCAAATTGATGATTTAATTGAAGAAATACAACAACGTGTAGAAAAAGACGAACGTACTTTGGTAACCACACTTACCAAACGTATGGCAGAAGAACTTACTAAATACTTAGCCAGAATTCAAATTAGAGTACGCTACATTCATAGTGATGTGGATACGTTAGAACGCGTAGAAATTATGCAAGATTTACGCAAAGGGCTATTTGATGTTTTAGTTGGTGTAAACCTTCTTCGTGAAGGCTTAGATTTACCCGAAGTCTCGTTAGTAGCTATATTAGATGCTGATAAAGAAGGGTTTTTACGTTCGGCTCGTTCGCTTACACAAACGGTAGGTCGTGCTGCAAGAAATCTTAACGGGAAAGCTATTATGTATGCCGATAAAATTACCAAAAGCATGCAAAAAACCATTGATGAGACAAATTACAGGCGTGAAAAACAAATTGCTTATAACACAACGAATAACATTACGCCAAAAGCCTTAAATAAAAGCTTAGATAGCGCATTAGCTAAAAACTCGGTAAGCACCTATCATTATGAAATGGAAGCAGCAAAAGCTGCCGAACCAGAAAGTGAATACTTATCTAAACCTGAATTAGAAAAGAAAATTAGAGACAGTAGAAAACACATGGAAAATGCAGCTAAAAACTTAGATTTTATGGAAGCTGCAAAATTTAGAGATCAAATAAAAACTTATCAAGAAAAGTTAGAAAAGCTAAAAGCTTAA